From Doryrhamphus excisus isolate RoL2022-K1 chromosome 22, RoL_Dexc_1.0, whole genome shotgun sequence, one genomic window encodes:
- the LOC131109313 gene encoding uncharacterized protein LOC131109313 yields the protein MLHKSTGGGGRRSLVVIPPDLHGYTGQQLKVVSGNGKYTLYISPLQEELDTIPLPPEAKEFENMPKAQCTTCKKMIPLQILPVHIKECKTDLVDLSYSAEEENCNEEHEDEFPDSICNQTDKTAECPVCNNAFQVDIIEIHAAICGLRPSDNDGHESSGSVPVSQISTFQSSEEILEWIACQVDETNTFSICVSRTDLFSRGMQQWQRQKKTSPKCRLKVTFFGEAGIDTGALSREFLTEMLAEIENRLFIEGSDKKGKNPVYCLNSLDSNYFRGAGEIMAASLAQGGPCPSFMREWCVRYLCSGDSDSIQVSASDVTDFELSQLIERINSASNDNISDLVDDVVTCGYTGIVSLENKDSMIRTVILHSTMRVIPMLNQLRKGLQLYDLSKIMKTHQDLCLPLFVPGEDNEADAGFLLERCRPVFSEIGSAKHQKEVKIINFLQDYLQEIEDSEQEGPNNNVTPEGLTVGRIMQWMTGQRHKPVLPSEKKDFVINMKFNHDCDTQHTFLFVFQL from the exons ATGCTGCACAAGTCCACAG gTGGGGGTGGACGGCGGAGCTTGGTTGTTATTCCTCCAGATCTACATGGATACACTGGCCAGCAGCTGAAAGTAGTGAGCGGGAATGGAAAATACACATTGTACATTTCTCCTTTACAAGAAGAACTTGATACAATTCCATTACCACCTGAAGCAAAGGAGTTTGAGAACATGCCCAAAGCCCAGTGTACAACCTGCAAGAAAATGATTCCTCTTCAAATTCTTCCAGTACACATCAAGGAATGCAAGACAGACCTTGTAGATTTGTCCTATTCTGCTGAAGAG GAAAACTGCAACGAAGAACATGAAGATGAATTCCCAGATTCCATTTGCAACCAGACAGACAAG ACTGCAGAGTGTCCTGTGTGCAACAATGCATTTCAAGTTGACATAATTGAGATCCATGCAGCCATATGCGGATTacg ACCTTCAGATAATGACGGCCATGAGTCAAGTGGATCAGTACCAGTCAGTCAAATCAGTACCTTTCAAAG TTCTGAGGAAATCTTGGAATGGATCGCTTGTCAAGTTgatgaaacaaacacattttccatcTGTGTGTCGCGAACTGACCTCTTCAGCAGAGGCATGCAACAGTGGCAACGGCAGAAGAAGACGTCGCCCAAATGTAGACTTAAGGTCACATTCTTTGGTGAGGCAGGCATCGATACTGGAGCCCTTAGCAGAGAATTCCTCACAG AAATGCTGGCAGAGATCGAAAACAGACTCTTCATTGAAGGGTCAGATAAGAAAGGGAAGAATCCTGTTTATTGTCTGAACAGTTTGGACTCTAATTACTTTAG ggGTGCAGGAGAGATCATGGCAGCCAGCCTGGCACAAGGCGGACCTTGTCCTAGCTTCATGCGCGAGTGGTGCGTCAGATATCTCTGCTCCGGAGACTCTGACAGCATACAAGTGTCTGCCAGTGATGTAACAGATTTTGAACTGTCACAGCTTATTGAGAgg ATAAACAGCGCCAGTAATGACAACATCAGTGACCTGGTTGACGATGTTGTGACCTGCGGATACACTGGAATCGTGtctctggaaaacaaagacagcaTGATAAG AACTGTTATACTTCACTCCACCATGAGAGTCATCCCAATGCTCAACCAGCTCAGAAAAGGCCTGCAGCTGTATGATCTATCAAAAATCATGAAGACTCATCAAGACCTCTGCCTACCACTGTTCGTTCCAGGGGAAGATAATGAG GCGGATGCAGGCTTCCTTCTAGAGAGGTGCCGCCCTGTCTTCAGTGAGATTGGTTCTGCCAAGCACCAAAAAGAAGTAAAAATCATTAACTTTCTCCAGGACTACCTTCAGGAGATTGAGGATTCTG AACAAGAGGGCCCCAACAACAACGTTACTCCAGAAGGCTTGACTGTAGGACGCATCATGCAGTGGATGACTGGACAACGACATAAGCCTGTTCTGCCAAGCGAAAAGAAGGACTTTGTCATAAATATGAAATTCAACCATGACTGTGATACGcaacacacttttttgtttgttttccaactgTAA
- the LOC131109318 gene encoding ubiquinol-cytochrome-c reductase complex assembly factor 4 — translation MYVTTAQIFTGLTSAVFRHGTTKLIRSTTATMSQTGVRSLSVSHHMLARANKHKDQEELNDEPIKFSTSKASHRTWNVDRSMGSHYEQPWWKVLPLSVAVVIFLLWCAMRDESDVDKQLEKDLYQHLPGLLSDEKK, via the exons ATGTATGTCACAACGGCGCAAATATTTACTGGTTTGACAAGTGCTGTTTTTCGTCATGGGACAACAAAGTTAATTCGTAGCACAACTGCCACCATGAG tCAGACAGGTGTGCGGTCCCTGTCTGTGAGCCATCATATGCTGGCCAGGGCTAATAAACACAAAGACCAGGAGGAGTTGAATGACGAGCCCATTAAGTTCTCCACCAGCAAAGCCAGTCACAGGACCTGGAATGTTGACCGCTCCATGGGGAGTCATTATGAACAACCCTGGTGGAAAGTCCTCCCCCTCAGTGTGGCGGTGGTGATCTTCCTGTTGTGGTGTGCCATGAGAGATGAATCAGACGTTGACAAACAATTGGAGAAGGATCTTTATCAGCATTTACCTGGATTGCTCTCAGATGAGAAAAAATAG
- the h3f3d gene encoding H3 histone, family 3D, which yields MARTKQTARKSTGGKAPRKQLATKAARKSAPSTGGVKKPHRYRPGTVALREIRRYQKSTELLIRKLPFQRLVREIAQDFKTDLRFQSAAIGALQEASEAYLVGLFEDTNLCAIHAKRVTIMPKDIQLARRIRGERA from the exons ATGGCTCGTACCAAGCAGACCGCTCGTAAATCCACCGGAGGAAAGGCGCCAAGGAAGCAGCTGGCAACTAAGGCTGCCCGGAAAAGCGCGCCATCCACGGGTGGAGTGAAGAAGCCCCACAGATACAG GCCTGGTACTGTTGCTTTGCGTGAGATCCGTCGCTACCAGAAGTCCACTGAGCTGCTCATCAGGAAGCTTCCTTTCCAGCGTCTTGTCAGGGAAATCGCCCAGGATTTCAAGACCGATTTGCGGTTCCAGAGCGCAGCCATTGGCGCCCTGCAG GAGGCCAGTGAGGCTTACTTGGTGGGTCTGTTTGAGGACACAAACCTGTGTGCCATCCATGCCAAGAGGGTGACCATCATGCCCAAGGACATCCAACTGGCCAGGCGAATCAGAGGAGAGCGTGCTTAA
- the c22h8orf33 gene encoding UPF0488 protein C8orf33 homolog produces the protein MAAETPGPQNENCTTEAGASSSLEQPPQSKAKKFGKKKSTTASSETPRQTSATAESQAGENTGRSTEEEFKRQLDWCIEQLELGMKSHKATPRQREDASHGLKTLCSSKAPLVKKRQVMRAMTGDYRKKMEEEKHKQFKLIKSEVALAQVKVKSGSPRKSVFHRRAEGKQEENRHQSEAQESNPKAPQEGFVFTASKGEFRFNFL, from the exons ATGGCAGCAGAGACTCCAGGCCCTCAAAATGAAAATTGTACCACAGAGGCCGGAGCTAGCTCATCCCTTGAGCAGCCTCCACAGTCAAAAGCAAAGAAATTTGGAAAGAAAAAGTCCACCACCGCCAGTTCAGAGACACCCAGACAAACAAGTGCAACTGCAGAGAGTCAAGCAGGCGAAAACACAGGGAGG AGTACTGAAGAAGAGTTTAAAAGACAGCTGGATTGGTGTATTGAGCAGCTGGAACTGGGAATGAAATCGCACAAAGCCACTCCAAGGCAGA GGGAGGATGCATCTCATGGTCTTAAGACATTATGCAGCTCCAAAGCTCCTCTGGTCAAGAAGAGGCAAGTGATGAGAGCCATGACTGGagattacaggaaaaaaatggaagagGAAAAGCACAAGCAATTCAAACTAATCAAAAGCG AAGTTGCACTAGCTCAGGTCAAAGTAAAGTCAGGGTCACCCAGAAAATCGGTTTTCCATCGGAGAGCTGAAGGTAAACAGGAGGAAAACCGGCATCAAAGTGAAGCTCAAGAATCAAACCCAAAGGCTCCTCAAGAAGGCTTTGTGTTCACTGCATCAAAAGGGGAGTTTCGTTTCAATTTTCTGTGA
- the anks3 gene encoding ankyrin repeat and SAM domain-containing protein 3 isoform X1, with amino-acid sequence MSELSDEASESEQLGVSLSLWLGESLVRAEELNVPLDLHTACSIGQYDVVTECIKRREVDLDGRNVGGWTPLMYASYIGHDNIANLLLEVGVNVNATTATGQTPLMLAASCGNESIAYFLLQQGAELELKDCRGWTALFHCTSTGHQQMVKFLLDNNADANVREPGSGFTPLMEAAASGHEIIVQYLLDHKVKFNERNAKGETARALAIMYGHTKIASLIDSHSPRNKAGHFEDLSSSEDSDSAPPRPRPSRSRAKGISIHDGPQAIAKFRVGGVGRTRGSCEPRAAQAGYTAFRDIGNQSDGICYRDVTSPINELDGQSNSSRDDSPFFDNDMPTMRSSSSSSEGLPPVSGWEASVESNEDYDQCKKSNSRRLNKAHHSKGKSRGNDAAHTGATGDCGICSHVPSSYSGPKDLPEFLEQLGFSKYLPLLEEQDIDLRIFLTLTENDLKEIGITLFGPKRKMTSAIARWHSSARPPSDALEQAYADQLEAEMQEMAIQLHKRYEEVEGLQSQVSQEKELRTVMEGCLMEDKMAWKRVHTELVENHRLAQEMNATLAKARVCHSELVTSLAADSFSNTLEVKTKCDTAGGCQTHSSAVELLKKLDSYQEELVGTLQTVLQSLRRLSAPEKVSDSWERP; translated from the exons ATGTCTGAGCTAAGCGATGAGGCTAGTGAGTCCGAGCAGTTGGGTGTCAGTCTCTCCCTGTGGCTGGGTGAGTCTCTGGTGAGAGCCGAGGAGCTGAATGTCCCTCTGGACCTGCACACCGCCTGCTCCATTGGCCAGTATGATGTGGTGACAGAGTGCATCAAAAG gCGTGAGGTGGACTTGGATGGGAGGAACGTTGGAGGATGGACGCCCTTAATGTATGCATCATACATAGGCCATGACAACATTGCAAATCTCCTGCTTGAGGTCGGTGTGAATGTCAACGCCACCACCGCTACAGGACAGACCCCCTTGATGCTGGCGGCAAGCTGTGGGAATGAAAGTATTGCTTACTTCCTACTTCAG CAAGGTGCCGAGTTGGAGCTGAAGGACTGTCGTGGCTGGACGGCTCTGTTCCACTGTACGAGCACAGGTCACCAGCAGATGGTGAAGTTTCTGCTTGATAACAATGCCGATGCCAATGTGAG GGAGCCTGGGTCTGGATTCACTCCCCTGATGGAGGCTGCTGCTTCTGGGCATGAAATCATTGTTCAGTACCTGCTTGATCAT AAGGTTAAGTTCAATGAGCGCAACGCCAAAGGAGAGACGGCTCGAGCCCTCGCCATCATGTATGGCCACACCAAGATAGCAAGCCTCATCGACTCACATTCTCCAAGGAACAAAGCAG GACACTTTGAAGACCTCAGCTCCTCCGAAGACTCAGACAGTGCCCCGCCGAGGCCGAGACCCAGCCGCAGCCGTGCTAAAGGCATTAGCATCCATGACGGGCCACAGGCGATAGCTAAGTTTAGAGTCGGAGGTGTTGGTAGGACTCGAGGATCGTGTG AGCCTCGTGCAGCACAGGCTGGCTACACAGCATTCCGTGATATCGGCAATCAGAGCGACGGCATCTGCTATCGTGACGTAACCTCACCCATCAATGAGCTGGATGGCCAGAGCAACAGCAGTAGAG ATGACAGCCCATTCTTCGACAACGACATGCCCACCATGAGaagcagcagtagcagcagtgAAGGTCTACCTCCTGTCAGCGGCTGGGAAGCCTCGGTGGAGAGTAACGAG GACTATGACCAGTGCAAAAAGAGTAACTCACGGCGACTGAATAAGGCTCATCACTCCAAAGGCAAGAGTCGTGGCAACGATGCAGCTCACACTGGAGCTACAGGGGACTGTGGGATATGCTCGCATGTTCCATCATCCTACAGCGGTCCTAAG GATCTGCCCGAGTTCTTGGAACAACTTGGCTTCTCAAAGTATCTCCCTTTACTCGAGGAGCAAGACATCGACCTACGCATTTTTCTCACCCTGACAGAGAATGACCTGAAAGAGATAGGGATCAC GTTGTTTGGACCAAAGCGGAAGATGACATCTGCCATTGCGAGGTGGCACAGCAGCGCTCGCCCTCCCAGTGACGCACTGGAGCAGGCTTACGCCGATCAGCTGGAGGCTGAGATGCAGGAGATGGCAATTCAGCTTCACAAA CGCTACGAGGAGGTAGAGGGCCTGCAGAGCCAGGTGTCTCAGGAGAAGGAGTTACGTACCGTGATGGAGGGATGTCTGATGGAGGACAAGATGGCGTGGAAGAGGGTGCACACTGAGCTTGTGGAGAATCACCGGCTGGCCCAGGAAATGAACGCTACATTAGCAAAGGCAAGAGTGTGTCACTCTGAACTGGTCACTTCACTTGCTGCTGACAGCTTTTCGAACACTTTGGAAGTGAAAACTAAATGTGACACAG CTGGTGGGTGTCAGACACATTCCAGTGCAGTTGAGCTTTTGAAGAAACTGGATTCCTACCAGGAAGAACTTG TGGGAACTTTACAAACGGTGCTTCAGAGTCTGAGGCGACTGAGTGCCCCTGAAAAAGTTTCAGACAGTTGGGAAAGGCCTTAA
- the anks3 gene encoding ankyrin repeat and SAM domain-containing protein 3 isoform X2 — translation MSELSDEASESEQLGVSLSLWLGESLVRAEELNVPLDLHTACSIGQYDVVTECIKRREVDLDGRNVGGWTPLMYASYIGHDNIANLLLEVGVNVNATTATGQTPLMLAASCGNESIAYFLLQQGAELELKDCRGWTALFHCTSTGHQQMVKFLLDNNADANVREPGSGFTPLMEAAASGHEIIVQYLLDHKVKFNERNAKGETARALAIMYGHTKIASLIDSHSPRNKAGHFEDLSSSEDSDSAPPRPRPSRSRAKGISIHDGPQAIAKFRVGGVEPRAAQAGYTAFRDIGNQSDGICYRDVTSPINELDGQSNSSRDDSPFFDNDMPTMRSSSSSSEGLPPVSGWEASVESNEDYDQCKKSNSRRLNKAHHSKGKSRGNDAAHTGATGDCGICSHVPSSYSGPKDLPEFLEQLGFSKYLPLLEEQDIDLRIFLTLTENDLKEIGITLFGPKRKMTSAIARWHSSARPPSDALEQAYADQLEAEMQEMAIQLHKRYEEVEGLQSQVSQEKELRTVMEGCLMEDKMAWKRVHTELVENHRLAQEMNATLAKARVCHSELVTSLAADSFSNTLEVKTKCDTAGGCQTHSSAVELLKKLDSYQEELVGTLQTVLQSLRRLSAPEKVSDSWERP, via the exons ATGTCTGAGCTAAGCGATGAGGCTAGTGAGTCCGAGCAGTTGGGTGTCAGTCTCTCCCTGTGGCTGGGTGAGTCTCTGGTGAGAGCCGAGGAGCTGAATGTCCCTCTGGACCTGCACACCGCCTGCTCCATTGGCCAGTATGATGTGGTGACAGAGTGCATCAAAAG gCGTGAGGTGGACTTGGATGGGAGGAACGTTGGAGGATGGACGCCCTTAATGTATGCATCATACATAGGCCATGACAACATTGCAAATCTCCTGCTTGAGGTCGGTGTGAATGTCAACGCCACCACCGCTACAGGACAGACCCCCTTGATGCTGGCGGCAAGCTGTGGGAATGAAAGTATTGCTTACTTCCTACTTCAG CAAGGTGCCGAGTTGGAGCTGAAGGACTGTCGTGGCTGGACGGCTCTGTTCCACTGTACGAGCACAGGTCACCAGCAGATGGTGAAGTTTCTGCTTGATAACAATGCCGATGCCAATGTGAG GGAGCCTGGGTCTGGATTCACTCCCCTGATGGAGGCTGCTGCTTCTGGGCATGAAATCATTGTTCAGTACCTGCTTGATCAT AAGGTTAAGTTCAATGAGCGCAACGCCAAAGGAGAGACGGCTCGAGCCCTCGCCATCATGTATGGCCACACCAAGATAGCAAGCCTCATCGACTCACATTCTCCAAGGAACAAAGCAG GACACTTTGAAGACCTCAGCTCCTCCGAAGACTCAGACAGTGCCCCGCCGAGGCCGAGACCCAGCCGCAGCCGTGCTAAAGGCATTAGCATCCATGACGGGCCACAGGCGATAGCTAAGTTTAGAGTCGGAGGTGTTG AGCCTCGTGCAGCACAGGCTGGCTACACAGCATTCCGTGATATCGGCAATCAGAGCGACGGCATCTGCTATCGTGACGTAACCTCACCCATCAATGAGCTGGATGGCCAGAGCAACAGCAGTAGAG ATGACAGCCCATTCTTCGACAACGACATGCCCACCATGAGaagcagcagtagcagcagtgAAGGTCTACCTCCTGTCAGCGGCTGGGAAGCCTCGGTGGAGAGTAACGAG GACTATGACCAGTGCAAAAAGAGTAACTCACGGCGACTGAATAAGGCTCATCACTCCAAAGGCAAGAGTCGTGGCAACGATGCAGCTCACACTGGAGCTACAGGGGACTGTGGGATATGCTCGCATGTTCCATCATCCTACAGCGGTCCTAAG GATCTGCCCGAGTTCTTGGAACAACTTGGCTTCTCAAAGTATCTCCCTTTACTCGAGGAGCAAGACATCGACCTACGCATTTTTCTCACCCTGACAGAGAATGACCTGAAAGAGATAGGGATCAC GTTGTTTGGACCAAAGCGGAAGATGACATCTGCCATTGCGAGGTGGCACAGCAGCGCTCGCCCTCCCAGTGACGCACTGGAGCAGGCTTACGCCGATCAGCTGGAGGCTGAGATGCAGGAGATGGCAATTCAGCTTCACAAA CGCTACGAGGAGGTAGAGGGCCTGCAGAGCCAGGTGTCTCAGGAGAAGGAGTTACGTACCGTGATGGAGGGATGTCTGATGGAGGACAAGATGGCGTGGAAGAGGGTGCACACTGAGCTTGTGGAGAATCACCGGCTGGCCCAGGAAATGAACGCTACATTAGCAAAGGCAAGAGTGTGTCACTCTGAACTGGTCACTTCACTTGCTGCTGACAGCTTTTCGAACACTTTGGAAGTGAAAACTAAATGTGACACAG CTGGTGGGTGTCAGACACATTCCAGTGCAGTTGAGCTTTTGAAGAAACTGGATTCCTACCAGGAAGAACTTG TGGGAACTTTACAAACGGTGCTTCAGAGTCTGAGGCGACTGAGTGCCCCTGAAAAAGTTTCAGACAGTTGGGAAAGGCCTTAA